The sequence aaagaagtgagaaggaggAACCTGAGCAATGCAGCAAATTAGAAAGTGTGGATCTATTGCATCCACAGCTTCTAATTTACCACATTATTCAGAATGCTCAGAGTAGTGGGGGCGATTAACCTCCATGAACATCAAATTTGAAACTATCCAGAGGCTAGTTCGCAGCCGTTATCGCTCGTGGAAAACTGGATGAGTATCAACATGTTTGAAACGGTTCCGGAAGCATGCTTTTATAAGCTGATGGGCCTTCAGGAAGGTTTGCCATCGAAACGATAGACCagaaaaaattattaaaatagtcGGTAAATTCTACCTCTCTTACTCGATATCTTTAATATCGAGTAAGAACGAGCCCGCATTGAGCTAAAGAACACTTGTGGTTTTAGAATATTGAATCTAGAAAATTCAGGTTCCATGAAAATCTGTTTCGTTCTTGTGGAAAAAAACATGTCTCTGAAACGAATCAGATCAtgcttctgaaacaatttcatgaattttgatacccatattgccaggttttcttcagaatgagtttgtagTCACTTAAgtccccacgggaacctgtttgcGGAGTAACAGTTCCGGGATTAAATCATAagatggtcctgtaacgtagttaagttatattcttttTATTTCAAACGAAGTTCATCAGTCATGACGCAAATAATCTTGTATGTATCAAATAGCGGGTAGGTTCCTGAATCCGTAGCAATCAAAATCGTAATAATCGATCAAAAACtcttatgatcattttaagtccgtgggtacccggtaacgtaagggtgtttttttttgtcggtgACAAAAGGGTTAATAAATCTCCAACTCCATTTTCATCTAACTAAATTATCAAAGATATAGAACCTCCTTAGCGTTTACCAAACTCGCGACTAGTCAATATCAAAAACCTATTTGAAAACCATTACCTTGCTTACATTGCCAAACAAGATCAAATAGCCCATAACACATATGAAGCTGATGGTAGAGCAGTAGCAACATCTACTGACCGATTTGATTCGATTCGCTGCTTACGGTTTGATTGACcttccaaaacaaaatcatcttGTAATGTGTGTATTTTCcggtggaaaaaataaaaagcgCTTACTGACCGTTGTGAGACTTCAGAGTCTATCAGATAGCATTGGTGTAAGGTGCGGTAAGCCACGCGCTTATGATTTAGTAGGAAAAAGCGGCTGACATCATGATGAAAGTAAATACTGCCTTCTGTTAAGTAGCAATAGAAAccgttctaatttttttttcttctagtcACAACCAGTATGGATAATTTTCGTAGTAGCGATAGCTATTGCAGACTGTCATTACTATACGCCACTAGAAACACATCCACAGTTGCCAGAGGATTTAAATCACGGTGGAGATGATTCCTGCTTTTCCATGAACAGCGATGCATATTTGGGTGATCTTTCCCAAGACTTGAGCGTTCACACTCTGGAGAAACCGAACTTTATGAATTATCAAGCTCCGCCAAACTCTGTGATCAATTACATCCCAGTGGAAGAGGATTCGTGGATCACTCCGAATGTGCACGTCGATGGACAGGGTTACTTCACGGACCGGTACGTGGCTCCGACAATGCTGAAAAGGTTTCTGTCGGTTAATCCTCGATAGTGCAGTTGGATTTTCTCTGGTTATAGTTGACTAAGTAAGTAAGACTGATTATTTCTATTCTTTTATAGAGAAATAAAAACGAGTTTATTCATTGATGCTTAAGCGTTGATAGTTCAGAAAAGAAATAGATGTAGATAGGAtgtggaaaaacaaaacaaattgacTTCGGGTACAGCGATTGACTTCTGAGTTTCATTTGGTGGCGTATGTGAGGGTCGACAGTTCTAGGCAGTTCCTGGTGCTGGAGCCAAATTGAGCTGCTGCTGGTTGACGGCGTGACCAGGCAGGGGGGCAACGTGAACAGCTCCCCGGGTGGCGGTGACCGAGGTGGCAGCCGGTTCCGGAGCGGCTGGGGCATCAACGGCTACGACCGGGGCTGCAGCCGGTGCAGCGAGCGGCCAACCCCAGGGGGCGGCAGCGACTGGCCATGCGGCTGGCCAACCAGCAGCAGCGGGCCACGGGGCCCATGGCCACACGGGCTGAGCTTCTGCCGTCAGAGCCAGAGCAAGCACTACAAACAGGGCAGCGACCTGTGGAAGAGCGGAAGAAGAGAAAACGTTAGTTGTAGTAAATTACTTTAGTGGGATTATATAAATTTGTATAATTCTTCGGCCGTAAGGAGACATGATACTTATGTTTATCATGCTTCGTCTTATGACACGATGGACATTTTTCGTCTTATTCTTATTACTGATCTTTTTGCACTGTTCTCggcatttttgaatttttgaatttttgaatttcaaaaagcaaCTCGCTTTTCAATCCACCAGAAAGCCAGCAAACTGCCTTCTTAAGATCATTAATCCTATTTTATGTCGAGCTGCCGATCGTGTCCTGACGTTCTTTCAACCGAAGATTCTGGCCATCATACCGGCATTCTTCATGCGGGAGGAATATCTGACCAACTCAGTTCGAGTACGATAATAATTTGGATAATCTATACAATTTCCATAAGTATTAAACATCCAGTCATTATGAAGGAATatgaagcatttgaataatctggGGGCTCCAAAAAATATGGGAGTATTTATGAAGTGTGTGATATGCGGAATCAGAAATATCTGAATAAGTTCTAAAAAGACTAGTTCGTGATAAAGATCTGAATCGGAAGGATCTATGTGAGGTCAGGaatctgaaaaaaatgaaattccagAGAATCTTTCTAAAGACAATTTCACCGTCTTCAACCACTGGTGGgtcagactgaacacttacatAAGACAACAGACAGCTAACAATACGCATTAAACCAGTGATGAATGTTTCTTAAACATTAAATTAAACAAGTGAAGAGATTCCACAACATATCACACAATACATTCAGAAGACCCGCACTGCTAAAAGCTCGGCCTTTAGATCTAGAACAGCGAttttcaacctggggtacatgaaaatagctcaataatatcaaatcttgATATAATgacaaaatgagatatggatatgattgatataagagataaaatcagacggcaatatcaatattttgcactgcaTTATAATGTGGGGATCAAGTTTagttatttgtaagaagtgatcaatattaTGTGCTATTaacttgttcttatccatagctcATTTGGATATTTAAATGATGTTTCGgtacaaattttcaatattgtttCCTGTTCTTACATCTCTTATATCGATCATGTCCATATCAAGTTTTGTAATTCTGTTcgtggcttctgcccgggtggGATTACCTTTGCCAACCCCAGAGGGTACCTTGGCTCAGAATGCGTTATGGCGGATGTATTCTAATTCCAACAAAAACTTATTGATTCGGTTTTAATAGATGTGTAATTTcatattccaaaatattttgttgtacataatatgcatgatcGCCATCAAAACCTATTTAATCCTgtccacttcttcttcttctttttctttggtattacatccctcactgggacattgccgcctcgcatctTAGTGTTAATTAaggacttccacagttattaactgcgaggttttctGCATtagcatatcatgaggctaatacgagAGTCTGAGATGTCTCCTTTCACGCGGCTGGTAAACCTTTTATTAAAAGGCAGAAAAGTCCGCTcttaagaggctgggaagccttcttacaagaggcttggaagcctcctttcatgaagcTCTATAGCCTTCTTTTTACGAATCTgagaagcat comes from Armigeres subalbatus isolate Guangzhou_Male chromosome 2, GZ_Asu_2, whole genome shotgun sequence and encodes:
- the LOC134213471 gene encoding uncharacterized protein LOC134213471, coding for MMKSQPVWIIFVVAIAIADCHYYTPLETHPQLPEDLNHGGDDSCFSMNSDAYLGDLSQDLSVHTLEKPNFMNYQAPPNSVINYIPVEEDSWITPNVHVDGQGYFTDRYVAPTMLKRFLSVNPR
- the LOC134213472 gene encoding adult cuticle protein 1-like, whose amino-acid sequence is MKVAALFVVLALALTAEAQPVWPWAPWPAAAGWPAAWPVAAAPWGWPLAAPAAAPVVAVDAPAAPEPAATSVTATRGAVHVAPLPGHAVNQQQLNLAPAPGTA